The Stigmatella ashevillena genomic sequence CGCGGGGACCCTGGTGCTGCTCGCGCACTGAGGGCTTCGAGAAGGGCTTCGAGGTGCTGGACGGGCAGCCCCGCGCTCTTTCCCAGGCTGATGTATTCGCCCAGCATCAGCCGCGTCTGCGCGGAGACCTTGGTGAAGTGGACCCGCACGTAGGTCTCCACATCGAAGGGCGCCAGACGGCTCCCCAGCAAGAGGAGCCTGAGCGGCAGGGGCCGCAGGAGCGCCGGAGGGCCCTTCTGGGAGGTCCCCTCCACGATCTGAACGGCTTCCCGGGCCGCCTCGCGGACGGCCTTCGCGGACGGCCCCTTCAAGAACCGCTCGAAGCTCCAGCCCGCGGTCTCCAGCCCGCTCACGAAGACGTTCAGCAGGGCCGTGGGGACCGCGGTGCCCCGGACCACATCGGGCGCTTCGTGGGCGGGATAGCCCCCCTCCCGAAGCGGCCGGAGCACCTCCTGGAGGCGCTGGGGAGGGCCGCTGAACATTCCTCGCGCCATGGGAGGAAACCAGAACGCCGTGCCCGGCGCTGAGGGCTCTCCTGGCGTCAAGGGCTTCTGGAAGCTGATGAAGGGAATCATCCCGCTGACGAGCCGGGTGGCGGGCACCCACTGCAAGAGCCAATCTCTGTCCTTGAGTGCGGGCTGGAGCATGACCCAGGTGGCCTCTCCCGTGACACGGGCCAGCTCGCTCGCCCAAGTTCCCTCGCGCAGCGCGGTGGAGGAGACGCAGAGCCACACCTGGTCCCAGGACTGTTGCGCCACCTCTTGGGGCGAGACGAGCACACCGAACCCGGAGAGGCTCACGGCCGGAGGATGCGAGAAGCGGCTGAGTTTCTGGAGGGTGAAGCCCGCACGGGTGGACGCCACGTGCTGCTCCTTCACCAGAAAGGAAAGCTCACAACCCGCCGCCTTCAGGAACTTCCCGAAGACCTGACCGACAGCTCCTGCTCCGACCAGAAGGACTCGAGGACGTGCGCTCATGGCGGCGTCCTAGCCTGTCTCCGGGAGACGCGCCGCAAAAACGCTCCTGGAGGGAGCCGCGCGGGCCAACGCCCTGTAGAATGCCTTTCGAACATGAGCGGTCTCCCCCTGGGACACCCCCTGCCCACAGGGCGCGCGGGGCTCTCGCGCCTCCTGTCCCGTGTCCCCGTCCCGGTGCTTGTCCTGGCAGCGGCGCTCGTCGTGCGTGGGGCATACCTCCTCACCGCGCACGGCCTGGCCTTCGATGCGCCACTGATTGACGCGGACTATTACGACTTCCTGGGAGAGCGACTCGCCCGCGGCGAAGGATTCCCAGAAGGGCCCTTCTGGCAACCGCCGCTCTATCCGGCGGTGCTGGGCTTGCTCTACTGGCTGGGCGGGCACAGCCTGTGGTGGCCTCGGCTTCTCCAAGCCTTGCTGGGAGCTCTCACCGCGGCCCTCGCTTCCGGAGTGGCGCGGCGCGTCTCCGGCCACCCGGGCGTGGGGTTGCTCGCGGGAATGCTGGTGGCCCTGCACGGCCCGCTCGTCTTCTATGACGGAGAGCTGCTGGCCACCTCGCTTGGCACCTTCCTGGGAACCGCCGCGCTCTGGCTGGCCCTGCGCGAGCCTCGCTCCCTCTGGACAGCGCTGGGCTGCGGCGCCTGCATCGGCCTCGGAGCGCTCACGGTGGCCCCCCTGCTGCTGCTCCTTCCTCCCCTGGCGTGGGCCCTCGCCAAAGGCCGTCCCATGCGCGCCGCACTCTGTGGCGCCATCTGTGCCGCCCTGGTGCTGTGCGCCACCGCCTTCAACCACGCCCGCACCGGCGAGTGGCTGCTCATCTCCGCCAATGGCGGCATCAACCTGTGGCTGGGCAACAACGCGGACGTGGACGGGGCCATGGCCCTTCGTCCCGGCGCGGCCTGGGAGACGCTGGTGAACGAGCCCGCGCTCCATGGCTTCCACACCCCGGCGTCCCAGGACGCGTACTTCACCCGCCGGGCGCTGACCTGGTGCGGCTCGCAGCCGATGATGTGCGCCAGCAACCTGCTGTGGAAACTCCGGCTGCTGCTGGTGGCCCGAGAGCTGCCCCGAAACGAAGATCTTTCCCTCGTCCGCTCGCAGTCCCCCGTGCTGTGGGCGCTCACGGTGAGCCCTGGCGGCATGGCGCTCCCCTATGCCCTGCTGTGGCCGCTGGCGGCGGCGGGAAGCGTGGCCCTCTGGCGCCAGAGGCGAACCGGCACCCAGGAGGCACGGGCCGCGCTGACCCTGGCGGGGGCCACCCTCCTGCTCGCCGCGCCCTCCATCCTCTTTTTCGTCTCCGGACGCTACCGGGCTCCGCTGGCCCCCGCGCTGTGCGTCCTCGCGGCGCTGGGACTTCACGCGTTGAGCTCACGCACGGCCCCACGGGGAGTGCCCGCAGCGGTGGCCCTGGCCGTCCTGGGGCTGTCCGTGTGGCCCGTGCGGCTGGCGGTGGATGCCGTCGACTTCGAGGCCGAGCTGCATTACGCCGTGGGCGGACGGCGGGCCCGGCTCGGCGATGACGCGGGCGCGGTGGAAGCCTGGCGCCGCGCGGTGAGTCGCAAGCCGGACTCCCTGGAAGCAGGCTTCAACCTCGGCCTTGCCCTCGAACGGTTGGGACGCCCAGAAGAGGCGGCCCGCACCTATGAAGCCCTGTTGCACTGGCACCCGAACGAGCCGCTCGTGCGATCCCGGCTCGCTCAGCTGCGGGACGCAGTGCGCCATGCGCCTCTCAAGAACCCTACGAACCCGTAAAATGTGAAAATGCCGCTTTTCAAGCGCCCACCCCTGCGCTTAAGACAGACACGTGCGCGGCGGCTCCGGGACGGAACGCGCCCCCACGCGAATCCCCCGAAGTCTTCTGGAGGTGTCTATGAGCACTCGCGGCATGAGCGGTCATCCCTTGAAGGTCCTGGCCATTCTGGCGGCCCTGGCGGCGGGCTGTGGGAGCGGCCCCTCTTCGGTGGAGAGCGTCGAGCTGAAGGGCGCGGACGAGAACCTCGTCACCCGTGACAGCGCGCTGACCGCCTGCGTCACCTCGGGGGCCAACCTCCAGACGACCACGGACCTGAACCTGCGCTCGGGCGCCGGGACGAGCTACGGCATTCTCCTGACCATGCCGGGCAGCGCCATCGCCAAGGAAGCCGGCGGCGGCTGTCCCACCAGTGGTTGGTACAAGCTGACCTACAGCGGCATCACCGGCTGGGCCTCGGGGACCTACCTCAACCTGGCGACAACCACTCCGCCCTCGACGACCCGGGACAGCGCCATCGTCCGGGCCCAGAGCGCGATGGGCTTCTCCTACTGGTGGGGCCACGGAGGCTGGAACGAGGGCTCCGCCAAGGGCTCGTGCTCCGGCAACTGCCCGAGCTGCACCCACAGCGGCTCGTACGGCGCGGACTGCTCCGGCTTCCTCGCCAAGGCCTGGGTGGTGCCCAGCAGCAACAGCAACATGGCGGCCGACTCGCACCCTTACAGCACCATCAGCTTCAACTCCGACACCAGCCAGTGGACGACCATCTCCCGGGACAACCTGCTGAAGGCGGACGCCCTCGTGTACAACACGAACGGCGCCGGCCACACCTTCCTCTACGAGTCGGGGGACGGCTGGGGCAGCATGTGGGCCTACGAGTGCAAGGGCTGCGCGTATGGCTGCGTGCACAACCTGCGGACCGCCACCACCACCTACCACGCCATCCGGCATTACTGACCCGGCCCTTCGCGCAAGCGCCAGGACACAGGGAGGGCTCGAGCCATGAAGGAGCGCACGCGCGCTGTCATCCTCATCGGGGGGCTCGCCGTGCTCGGGCTCGGCATCGCGCTCGGGGTGGCTCGCACGGGCGCTCGGGCCACGCCAGACGCGCTGCTTCCCGCCGATGGCACGGCGCTTCCCGGCGGAACCGCTCAGCCCCCGGGTGAGCGCCCCAGCCGCCCCTCTCCGGCGGACCCGGGACAGCGCTCGGCAAAGCCCTCGAAGCCCCGGGAGGTATTCGCCGAGCTGAGCTGGGGCAGCGGTCCCTCCCAGCTCGGGCGCGAGCGTCCTCAAGAGGGCAACCCCGAGGCCCCCATGTCCCTGGCGATGACGCCGCAAGGCGAGGCCGTGGTGCTGGACCAGATCAACGGCCGCCTCGTGCGGCTGGGCCCGGACGGACTCGTGCGCGGCACCACCCCCCTCACCCAGCAAACCCCCCAGGATGTCACCGTGGCCAGGGACGGCACGTTGCTGGTGCTCGACCGGCTGAAGGACCAGTCCGTGGCCCTCATCGACCCCCTCACGGGCGAGCTGAAGGGAGACCTGCCCGTCACAGGCCCAGGCATTCCCAATCCCGGAGGCATCACCGGCACCTTCGTGGATGGAGACTCGGTGTACGTCGAGCGCGAGCACGGGGCCCTCATCCGCATTGGGGACCTCTCGGGCAAGGCCGACCCCTCACACCCGGAGATCCCCGGCCGCCCGACACGGGATGGCCGCGCTTACCTCCTCGCCCGCATCATCGATGCCCCGGCGGGCCGCCTCTTCGTCAACGCCATCGATCGGGAGTCCGGCCAGCGCCGCTACACCCGCGAGTACCGGCTCCAGTTTCCCCTGATGGCCATCACCTTGCTCGACAGCGATCGGGCCGGAGTCATCTACCTGGGCGTGGCAGGCCAACTGCCCACCGGCAAGGCCAGCCCGGCCACGGAGCCCGGCGTGCGGCTCTTCTGTCTGGATCCCTTGGACGGCAAGGTGCTGGGCCAGGCGGATCTGCCCCTCAACACCTTGCCGGAAGAGACCTTCCGGGACTTCACCGTCCTCGACGAGGGCGGCGTCCTCTTTCAGCTGCGCACCGAGACCGGAGTCACCTTCCGAAGGGCCGACTGCCGGTAGTTTCCGCGGAAGCTGTTCTCGACCCTCATCGCGATACCGCAGTCCCCTGAATCCCCCCTGGAGAACCCCA encodes the following:
- a CDS encoding ketopantoate reductase family protein, encoding MSARPRVLLVGAGAVGQVFGKFLKAAGCELSFLVKEQHVASTRAGFTLQKLSRFSHPPAVSLSGFGVLVSPQEVAQQSWDQVWLCVSSTALREGTWASELARVTGEATWVMLQPALKDRDWLLQWVPATRLVSGMIPFISFQKPLTPGEPSAPGTAFWFPPMARGMFSGPPQRLQEVLRPLREGGYPAHEAPDVVRGTAVPTALLNVFVSGLETAGWSFERFLKGPSAKAVREAAREAVQIVEGTSQKGPPALLRPLPLRLLLLGSRLAPFDVETYVRVHFTKVSAQTRLMLGEYISLGKSAGLPVQHLEALLEALSARAAPGSPR
- a CDS encoding tetratricopeptide repeat protein, whose translation is MEAWRRAVSRKPDSLEAGFNLGLALERLGRPEEAARTYEALLHWHPNEPLVRSRLAQLRDAVRHAPLKNPTNP
- a CDS encoding SH3 domain-containing protein — encoded protein: MSTRGMSGHPLKVLAILAALAAGCGSGPSSVESVELKGADENLVTRDSALTACVTSGANLQTTTDLNLRSGAGTSYGILLTMPGSAIAKEAGGGCPTSGWYKLTYSGITGWASGTYLNLATTTPPSTTRDSAIVRAQSAMGFSYWWGHGGWNEGSAKGSCSGNCPSCTHSGSYGADCSGFLAKAWVVPSSNSNMAADSHPYSTISFNSDTSQWTTISRDNLLKADALVYNTNGAGHTFLYESGDGWGSMWAYECKGCAYGCVHNLRTATTTYHAIRHY